Proteins encoded in a region of the Quercus lobata isolate SW786 chromosome 8, ValleyOak3.0 Primary Assembly, whole genome shotgun sequence genome:
- the LOC115954526 gene encoding non-classical arabinogalactan protein 30-like encodes MASSQLIVLVSSLLLLSLAFPTISAYETVSGNKTVPSNKTTEKKTEVVVEGIVYCQSCEHTGKWSLSGATPIPSAKVSVICKDHKDRVSFYKVFVTNPNGYFYAELDGFKMGNPLLDHPLQGCQVKLVSSPVENCNLLTNVNYGLYGAPLRYENKRLVGQTYEAVIYAAGPLAFRPAHCPFTAHN; translated from the coding sequence ATGGCAAGCAGCCAGCTTATTGTTCTTGTCTCCTCACTTCTGCTCCTCTCTTTGGCCTTCCCTACCATATCTGCTTATGAAACTGTCTCAGGAAACAAAACTGTCCCATCAAACAAAACAACAGAGAAGAAAACTGAAGTAGTAGTGGAAGGCATTGTTTACTGCCAGAGCTGTGAGCACACAGGAAAATGGTCTTTGTCTGGGGCTACACCAATCCCTTCAGCTAAAGTAAGTGTCATCTGCAAGGACCACAAAGACAGAGTCAGCTTCTACAAGGTTTTTGTAACAAACCCAAATGGCTACTTCTATGCAGAACTTGATGGATTCAAGATGGGTAACCCTCTATTGGACCACCCCCTCCAAGGATGCCAGGTGAAACTTGTTTCATCTCCTGTTGAAAATTGCAACCTCCTTACCAATGTTAACTATGGGCTCTATGGCGCTCCTCTTCGTTACGAAAACAAGAGATTGGTTGGACAGACCTATGAGGCTGTGATCTATGCTGCAGGTCCCTTGGCTTTCCGCCCAGCTCATTGCCCTTTCACAGCTCATAACTAA